Proteins encoded by one window of Aspergillus chevalieri M1 DNA, chromosome 6, nearly complete sequence:
- a CDS encoding FMP27 family protein (COG:O;~EggNog:ENOG410PGQY;~InterPro:IPR019443,IPR019441,IPR019409,IPR019415, IPR019449,IPR019439;~PFAM:PF10347,PF10344,PF10305,PF10359,PF10293, PF10351;~antiSMASH:Cluster_6.2) has protein sequence MMVALFNPTTILVGFLLLYLSSFFIFAIVRIATGISIQRIGYFSLRRIAYAPSDGVQIEIRGLGLSLHPPSFAQPTWISIRITDLKVTLDLSALAKGKGRNKGAEHHSDGSETPSLSEDRSEQEANGATSHASRSKTWKTLTEIKEKVKRLHRQIHWLALVDVVAVNTTLRIQDVGQVQVGSVSLAVDTRRKMVDRGKVFRRKKDNSLQRRPAEWIMNINNILLSVDGGEPTELLDHVGFNIHGHLYKGLDGLRDTSVAAKIGRLHIPFDDLTSFMGRIQQFKRSTKGSVNDSDIGNEMSFADFVGELDKPGSRDDAIVQTVADSKELVSSLLRGIQEIQVALSFFRLSRSIEALSTDQNPMYLNIVSHEIGVDLHRMDQKSPAHRMYFQRTDVAHQALLAAISLSVSLDDSSGETDNILYIPMATTTIKTTLPSKTVSSSDNFHPDERNTNILFANLVITSPSLDLEPQHVSRLLGLVQGQPSPSRGKKRDNHHLISRLLPKASIKLSVHEPVVRFVLPAGTDSEAASDDDYNLLISSISSISLDIESSHSSEGGIHYALASIYRVASHQLYYQTPSGVKHNLLTTENMEFKVHLSASPEVCVIASGSLNTCSAHMVNAEVNRGIRQVIEQFSAVLRPKKRMPTLAEERKPSILRRMPPWLLRFQFEATGFSLEIAGVDEDVSDVSRGVSLQLQSWTADYKAQKTEPNVVSIARRRTPSHSTIGDESPFRFPPTSPPRQMQKGAADGRRLAIHVRGFEGFVIESDDYLEPEAFFSLPRFEVSLSTLSDRLGPIFHINSMIKGVYLQYSLYRLYCLGIAMSVLQDAFMQGPSNKPDKEPPSDIKNAASPMPPPRTPGPRNELTSIDVRATVVQVKATLPSDPKMMIQIYGVTAGSHRLSAPFLRAQLVRLHAEAPKLHGIWARIGSMNNVRIDLRKIKLKQGANLVEERSIDMWADFIRLGVPHHMVMHRIFDNIINTTKAIKQLRPRFTGHPAELETDREPEEPKKVPRVSLRSKALLFELEDDAFEWKLGCIYRTGLLEQRQRLAREEAFDLKVQKIKESNQQRGSSRLRAKSSHRTLRSERTINEGKRRSKSADGHDSSNGKGRKFRYDTEGSTCLSSESKISAEKAWYRLQEHNSTNWKKKIDAALRFQDISVREVRSLFSGADEPPEDAKDTEPILAIPNRPGLMSALISDVNLVIDKPSFPFDDYPKFLHAIGKGMPMSMQYALLIPMSIQLDMGEARVTLRDYPLDLIHIPALRPGQPPRMPSWSLRTDFVIAEEFRDQKSARQVRLELVPSSPLPGGSMAPPVEIDVWRSVSPVKTYSNPTIEINTNLPTSISWGMSYQPVIQDMMKIIEGFTKPEIDPSDRVGFWDKIRLSFHSRLRVVWKEDGDVHLRLKGSRDPYVVTGFGAGFVMCWRRDVKWNIHTSDDPKEFMSVTSGEYVLAIPDYSHEARYAFEASAQDLESISASSDLKNAAHFKKVVMKLSGDVRWGAGLVFERIVDGDKRSSEFRPHYDVVLRNPKFVDPAVEPNYDAYSGFRSDYIHLNISVLAPESRDWSVDGVQPSASYNTVHLTPRFFTHFFSWWSLFSGVMSLPVRQGPLWPGITKAAKKFNRHLATVKYQLLFAPLFVAHIYKHKDREDYGEDAVVSTGLKVRLDSFKLDIHQRREQTHTQATTGPSNETKATAMRINQAQLDLLAADFRAVSARIEGTNAADIEQNRDDIISSFQQPVAAVDLSRFMIPDHNLDWIDMDDFVELDWILPQESNPRTQILPLAFTPRFTYFRQTDHGEIAPGEDGYSQFGNEQTHECVMSETNDPRRVQMELIRDRLATVESQIRNYDRAIGEHELRMARDVDNNPDLKSQHELYLRQAESLARRRNFLSGGLSRLEKHLAKEEAQKKPENLASGDSSRSGTDTESTTESQESYLGGLYASPHDEFASDFNNRFVIHNVQLKWNNSLRNIILRYGHQVSQRRGFVYYMSRRAVKFILDIVAEQSKHNPGHPKSSKPPSKSEDEPEAEDGDDESVEERIEQLLSDAKRYVYADDQADPPDAAKRKGSRDDSTANIAPEFTPQNSYHLRLIAPQIQLQSEKNQKSVLLVAAKGMQLKVVSIMDKERVSDDVSGLVQRRFSLEMDGAQFFVATQKKLMAHLQFYAGNKYGNPPGSAWPPWLTLEAMFDFELNPFGFSRIVQKTSASLRYDKYNNLRLKYNDEVAKGDSSMHNDRTANEARMDQIFVDFPHFRAICDSAEYYSMYIIVLDLLLYSEPLEKVRNERLEKIMLTSDFSDLRGAPEMVFKLQSRIQQLEEIKEHFEIHAKHLDKKGWDDRLSLEDDLAKCEDELFFLMKAITSSQRRAEPTMSEVNGILRWNISASEVVWHLMKDQSEPLIEIQLRNAEYDRTDNSDGSNHNEVAIERLYGLNLLSDAIYPQIIVPYLDQARKLDGPEHCMLRVKWHMLEAVAGIPVLDDFEVSLFPLKVQLEHELGQKVFEYIFPNVGSSAFDNGGFSPMMIKNMQPIDDSDDDDESPQPPPTSYTQGEDYQQGTRGPGDIELRLQATLSLSDDNKAPSVRSNQRKGLGITPLTRDSSKLGADMTRQTTRPSTTGGLTKKRSADSMRILSKNGEKPQTSSGDIEEKSKKFTLLRDKNGKSKEGTDDLSQMMSRASNYMTLAHIKVHDVVLCLSYKGKGDHNLEDLHDFVFRLPVLEYHNKTWSNLDLALRLKKDVIKALISHAPAILGNKFSYNRPSKQQQKRLREREQANSNQVLQNSDSVANPPASDKPHSLASLDSNSEYSDSPSRRSFQSGASPLQRSNSIGSSMKSGYTQDRAPSDSRSINEADVDSRWEQSRRFINPPSRPMTSGGVEMTVRARNWDGQDESHKTTFKSLGRKLMPSRK, from the exons ATGATGGTGGCCCTCTTTAATCCGACCACAATTCTCGTCGGATTCCTCCTGCTCTACCTCTCCTCCTTTTTCATCTTCGCCATCGTCCGAATCGCTACGGGTATCTCCATTCAGCGCATCGGTTACTTTTCCCTTCGTCGCATCGCATACGCCCCCAGTGATGGCGTGCAGATCGAGATTCGTGGCCTTGGGTTGTCGTTACACCCCCCATCGTTCGCCCAACCGACATGGATAAGCATCCGTATAACAGACCTGAAGGTGACGTTGGATCTGTCCGCTCTGGCTAAGGGGAAAGGGAGGAACAAGGGTGCAGAACACCATTCCGATGGATCTGAGACTCCCAGCTTGTCGGAGGACCGGAGTGAGCAAGAAGCAAATGGTGCCACTTCACACGCGTCGCGGAGTAAGAcctggaagacattgacagagatCAAGGAGAAAGTCAAGCGACTGCACCGTCAGATCCATTGGCTGGCCCTGGTTGATGTTGTAGCTGTCAACACCACGCTTCGAATTCAGGATGTGGGCCAGGTTCAAGTGGGATCTGTCTCCTTGGCCGTTGATACCCGACGCAAGATGGTGGACAGAGGAAAGGTGTTCCGTCGGAAAAAGGATAATTCCCTTCAACGACGCCCGGCCGAATGGATTATGAACATAAATAATATTTTACTGTCGGTGGATGGGGGAGAGCCGACGGAGCTGTTGGACCATGTGGGCTTCAACATCCATGGGCATCTCTATAAGGGTCTTGACGGACTCCGGGACACCTCTGTCGCAGCCAAAATCGGACGTTTACACATCCCATTCGATGATTTGACATCCTTTATGGGCCGAATTCAGCAGTTCAAACGGTCCACCAAAGGGTCCGTGAACGACAGTGACATCGGAAATGAAATGTCCTTTGCCGATTTTGTGGGGGAACTAGACAAACCTGGAAGCCGGGATGATGCCATCGTGCAAACTGTTGCAGACTCGAAGGAGCTTGTCAGCTCTTTATTGCGTGGGATTCAGGAGATCCAAGTTGCACTGAGCTTTTTCAGACTGTCACGGTCAATCGAAGCTCTTTCAACCGACCAGAATCCCATGTACCTCAACATCGTTTCCCATGAAATTGGCGTTGACCTTCATAGAATGGACCAAAAGAGCCCCGCCCATCGCATGTACTTCCAACGTACCGATGTCGCTCACCAGGCCCTTCTCGCCGCGATTTCACTTTCAGTCAGCTTGGACGACAGCTCTGGAGAAACGGACAACATCCTGTACATACCCATGGCCACGACCACGATCAAAACAACCCTGCCCTCGAAGACCGTCAGCTCCTCCGACAACTTCCACCCTGATGAGCGAAACACAAATATCCTTTTTGCAAATCTCGTCATCACGTCACCTTCCTTGGATCTCGAGCCACAGCATGTTTCCCGACTTCTGGGGCTCGTACAGGGGCAGCCATCCCCTTCCCGTGGAAAGAAGAGGGACAACCACCACCTCATATCGCGGCTACTCCCAAAAGCAAGCATCAAATTGTCTGTCCACGAACCCGTCGTTCGGTTTGTCCTTCCAGCCGGAACAGATTCAGAGGCTGCTTCTGACGATGACTACAATTTACTGATTTCCTCCATCTCATCTATCTCGCTCGATATCGAATCATCCCACTCATCCGAAGGAGGTATTCACTATGCACTCGCATCAATATACCGTGTCGCATCGCATCAATTATACTATCAGACTCCGTCTGGTGTCAAACACAACTTGCTCACAACCGAAAATATGGAATTCAAAGTCCACCTGAGTGCGTCTCCGGAAGTTTGCGTGATTGCTTCTGGCTCCTTGAATACTTGTTCCGCGCACATGGTCAACGCAGAAGTGAACCGCGGTATACGCCAGGTGATCGAGCAGTTCAGTGCGGTGCTCCGtccgaagaagaggatgccAACACTGGCTGAAGAGCGCAAACCCAGCATCTTACGACGCATGCCCCCTTGGCTGCTTAGATTCCAGTTCGAAGCCACGGGGTTTAGTTTGGAAATCGCTGGAGTCGACGAAGATGTGTCAGACGTTTCCCGCGGTGTCTCCTTGCAACTTCAATCTTGGACTGCGGACTACAAGGCTCAAAAGACAGAACCCAACGTCGTTAGCATCGCCAGGAGGCGGACTCCCAGTCATTCGACAATTGGCGACGAGTCGCCGTTCCGATTCCCTCCAACTTCCCCTCCAAGACAGATGCAGAAGGGTGCTGCCGATGGAAGGCGTTTGGCGATTCACGTCCGGGGATTTGAGGGTTTCGTGATCGAGTCCGACGATTACCTGGAACCTGAggctttcttctcccttcCAAGATTCGAGGTTTCTCTGAGCACGTTGAGTGACCGCCTGGGTCCTATTTTCCATATAAATTCCATGATCAAGGGCGTCTATCTTCAGTACTCCCTTTATCGGCTCTATTGTCTTGGTATTGCGATGTCCGTGCTCCAGGATGCTTTCATGCAAGGTCCTTCCAACAAACCTGACAAAGAACCTCCATCGGATATCAAAAATGCAGCCTCTCCTATGCCACCACCGCGTACGCCGGGTCCGAGGAATGAGCTGACCTCAATCGATGTGAGGGCTACCGTTGTGCAGGTCAAGGCCACTTTGCCATCAGATCCCAAAATGATGATCCAGATCTATGGGGTAACGGCTGGCTCCCATCGTCTTTCTGCTCCCTTTTTGAGGGCCCAATTAGTGCGATTGCATGCGGAGGCTCCCAAACTGCACGGCATTTGGGCGCGGATTGGGAGTATGAATAATGTCAGAATCGATCTACGGAAGATAAAGTTGAAACAAGGAGCCAACCTAGTTGAAGAGAGGTCTATAGATATGTGGGCTGACTTCATACGGCTGGGAGTTCCGCATCACATGGTGATGCATCGCATATTTGACAACATAATCAACACCACCAAAGCGATCAAACAGCTCCGTCCCCGCTTCACAGGTCACCCTGCAGAGCTTGAAACCGATAGGGAGCCGGAGGAGCCCAAGAAGGTCCCGAGAGTATCACTTCGCAGCAAAGCCTTGCTTTTTGAATTGGAGGATGATGCGTTCGAGTGGAAGCTTGGTTGCATATACCGCACCGGCCTACTCGAGCAACGTCAACGCCTGGCGCGGGAAGAGGCATTCGATTTGAAGGTTCAGAAAATCAAAGAATCCAATCAGCAACGCGGCTCGTCGCGGCTGCGGGCGAAGTCGAGCCACCGGACTCTTCGCAGTGAGCGGACCATCAATGAAGGGAAGCGCAGAAGCAAGAGTGCCGATGGCCATGATAGCTCTAATGGTAAAGGTAGGAAATTCCGTTACGATACAGAGGGCTCAACCTGTCTCTCCTCCGAGTCCAAGATATCAGCAGAGAAGGCGTGGTATCGACTCCAGGAGCACAATTCCACGAattggaagaagaagatcgaTGCTGCGCTTCGTTTCCAAGATATCTCGGTCAGAGAGGTCAGAAGTCTCTTTTCTGGAGCCGACGAGCCTCCCGAAGATGCAAAGGACACAGAACCTATTCTTGCCATTCCGAACCGGCCTGGCCTAATGTCAGCCCTGATAAGTGACGTGAATCTGGTCATTGACAAACCCTCGTTCCCATTCGATGATTATCCGAAATTCCTTCATGCGATTGGCAAGGGCATGCCCATGTCAATGCAATACGCCTTGCTCATTCCAATGAGCATCCAGCTGGACATGGGCGAAGCTCGCGTTACTTTGAGAGACTATCCATTGGACTTGATTCACATTCCGGCCCTGCGTCCAGGTCAACCCCCAAGGATGCCAAGTTGGTCCCTTCGTACCGATTTTGTCATTGCGGAGGAGTTCCGGGATCAGAAGTCAGCGAGACAGGTCAGGTTGGAACTTGTGCCCTCGAGTCCGCTTCCCGGTGGGTCTATGGCTCCTCCAGTCGAAATTGATGTCTGGCGATCTGTCTCCCCTGTTAAGACATACTCGAATCCGACAATCGAGATCAACACTAATCTCCCAACGAGTATCTCCTGGGGTATGTCTTACCAACCtgtgatccaggatatgatgaAGATCATCGAAGGCTTCACCAAGCCCGAGATTGATCCGTCAGACAGGGTTGGTTTCTGGGATAAGATAAGACTCAGTTTCCACTCCCGACTCCGGGTTGTCTGGAAGGAAGATGGAGACGTCCATTTGCGACTGAAAGGCTCTCGTGATCCGTATGTCGTGACTGGCTTTGGCGCTGGCTTTGTGATGTGTTGGCGCAGGGACGTGAAATGGAATATTCATACCAGCGATGACCCGAAAGAATTTATGAGTGTTACCAGTGGCGAATACGTTCTGGCTATTCCGGACTATAGCCATGAAGCGCGATATGCTTTCGAAGCCTCGGCGCAAGATCTGGAGAGCATCTCGGCGTCAAGTGACCTGAAGAATGCGGCTCACTTCAAAAAGGTCGTGATGAAGTTATCCGGCGACGTGAGGTGGGGTGCCGGATTGGTCTTCGAACGCATCGTCGACGGTGATAAACGGTCGAGTGAATTCAGGCCGCATTATGATGTTGTTCTCCGGAATCCCAAGTTTGTCGATCCGGCGGTAGAGCCG AACTACGATGCCTACAGTGGTTTCCGGAGTGACTATATCCACCTCAACATTTCAGTTCTGGCCCCAGAGAGTCGAGATTGGTCCGTGGATGGTGTTCAGCCATCAGCAAGTTACAACACTGTGCATTTGACCCCACGATTCTTCACTCACTTCTTCAGCTGGTGGTCACTCTTCTCTGGAGTAATGTCATTGCCGGTTCGACAAGGTCCTCTCTGGCCTGGCATCACCAAGGCAGCGAAAAAGTTTAATCGTCATTTAGCCACCGTCAAATATCAGCTGCTCTTTGCCCCATTGTTTGTTGCTCACATCTACAAGCACAAGGACCGTGAGGACTATGGTGAAGATGCGGTGGTCTCAACGGGTCTGAAAGTTCGACTGGACAGCTTCAAGCTGGATATCCATCAGAGACGGGAACAGACTCACACACAAGCCACGACGGGACCATCAAATGAGACAAAGGCAACTGCGATGCGGATCAACCAAGCTCAGCTGGACCTATTAGCCGCGGACTTCCGAGCTGTGTCGGCTAGAATTGAGGGTACGAACGCCGCAGATATTGAGCAGAATAGAGATGATATCATATCCTCCTTCCAGCAGCCAGTGGCCGCCGTCGACCTGTCTCGCTTCATGATCCCTGACCATAACCTCGACTggattgatatggatgactTTGTCGAACTCGACTGGATTTTACCACAAGAGTCAAATCCCCGTACACAGATCCTACCCTTGGCCTTCACACCGCGATTCACGTACTTCCGCCAGACGGACCATGGAGAAATTGCGCCGGGCGAGGATGGCTATAGTCAATTTGGCAATGAGCAAACTCATGAATGTGTTATGTCTGAGACCAACGATCCTCGTCGGGTGCAGATGGAGTTGATCCGAGATCGCCTTGCTACCGTTGAGTCGCAGATTCGGAATTACGATCGTGCGATTGGCGAACACGAACTTCGAATGGCAAGGGATGTCGATAATAACCCTGATTTGAAGAGTCAACATGAGCTTTATCTTCGCCAGGCAGAGTCACTTGCGAGAAGACGGAATTTCCTTTCCGGAGGGCTTAGCCGTCTTGAAAAGCATCTCGCCAAGGAAGAAGCACAAAAGAAGCCTGAAAACCTCGCCAGTGGAGATTCATCGCGGAGCGGTACCGATACTGAGTCGACAACTGAAAGCCAAGAGTCCTATCTGGGTGGACTCTACGCCTCTCCTCACGATGAGTTTGCAAGCGACTTCAATAATCGCTTCGTTATCCACAATGTACAATTGAAGTGGAACAACTCGCTCAGGAACATCATCCTGCGATACGGCCACCAAGTCAGCCAGCGACGAGGGTTCGTGTACTACATGTCACGAAGGGCGGTCAAGTTTATCCTTGATATTGTCGCCGAACAGAGCAAGCACAATCCGGGACATCCGAAGTCGTCCAAGCCCCCCTCCAAGTCCGAAGATGAGCCTGAAGCCGAAGATGGTGACGATGAAAGCGTAGAGGAGCGTATTGAGCAACTGCTCAGCGATGCCAAGCGCTATGTGTACGCCGACGATCAGGCGGATCCTCCCGATGCTGCCAAACGAAAGGGTTCGAGGGATGATTCGACTGCAAACATCGCTCCTGAGTTCACGCCCCAAAACAGTTACCACTTGCGATTGATTGCGCCGCAGATCCAGCTCCAAAGCGAAAAAAATCAGAAGTCGGTCCTGCTTGTCGCTGCCAAGGGCATGCAGCTGAAGGTTGTATCTATCATGGATAAAGAGCGCGTTTCAGACGATGTCTCTGGTCTAGTGCAGCGTCGTTTCTCTCTGGAAATGGATGGTGCACAGTTCTTTGTGGCGACTCAGAAGAAACTAATGGCTCACTTGCAATTCTACGCTGGGAACAAATATGGTAATCCACCTGGCTCCGCATGGCCTCCTTGGTTGACGCTTGAGGCGATGTTCGATTTCGAATTGAACCCGTTTGGCTTCTCTCGCATTGTGCAAAAGACCTCGGCCAGCTTGAGATATGACAAGTACAACAACCTTCGCCTGAAGTACAACGACGAGGTGGCCAAGGGAGACTCCAGCATGCATAATGACCGGACCGCGAACGAAGCCAGAATGGACCAGATCTTCGTCGACTTTCCCCATTTCCGCGCCATCTGTGACTCGGCAGAATACTATTCCATGTATATCATCGTCCTTGACCTCTTACTTTACAGCGAGCCTCTGGAGAAGGTTAGAAACGAACGTCTGGAAAAGATTATGCTCACGTCCGACTTCAGCGACCTCAGAGGTGCTCCGGAGATGGTGTTCAAGCTTCAGTCTCGTATTCAGCAGTTAGAGGAGATCAAGGAGCACTTCGAGATTCACGCCAAGCATCTGGACAAGAAAGGCTGGGACGATCGATTGTCGCTTGAAGATGATCTCGCCAAATGCGAGGATGAGCTGTTCTTCCTGATGAAGGCCATTACTTCATCCCAGAGGAGAGCCGAACCCACAATGTCTGAGGTGAATGGCATCTTGCGTTGGAACATATCCGCCTCCGAGGTTGTATGGCATTTGATGAAGGATCAGTCAGAGCCTTTGATCGAGATTCAGCTTCGAAATGCCGAATACGACCGCACTGACAACTCGGATGGTTCCAACCACAACGAGGTCGCGATCGAACGATTGTACGGTTTGAACCTGCTCTCGGATGCCATATATCCTCAGATCATTGTGCCGTATCTCGATCAAGCGCGCAAACTTGACGGACCAGAGCATTGCATGCTCAGGGTGAAATGGCATATGCTGGAAGCTGTCGCCGGAATTCCAGTCCTGGACGACTTTGAGGTGTCATTGTTCCCGCTCAAGGTCCAGCTAGAGCACGAGCTTGGACAGAAGGTCTTCGAGTACATTTTCCCCAACGTCGGCTCGAGTGCTTTCGATAACGGTGGCTTCTCGCCTATGATGATCAAGAATATGCAGCCAATTGACGATtcagatgacgatgatgaaagCCCGCAACCTCCACCAACGTCGTACACCCAAGGAGAAGACTATCAACAGGGCACAAGAGGTCCTGGGGATATCGAACTTCGACTCCAGGCCACATTATCCCTATCTGATGACAACAAAGCGCCAAGCGTCCGCTCGAATCAGCGCAAGGGTCTTGGAATAACTCCGCTCACCCGGGACAGCAGCAAATTGGGCGCGGATATGACTCGCCAAACCACCCGGCCATCGACTACTGGCGGATTAACCAAGAAGAGGTCTGCCGACAGCATGCGCATTCTGTCAAAGAACGGCGAAAAGCCCCAGACCAGCTCGGGtgatattgaagaaaaaagcaagaaGTTCACTCTTTTGCGTGACAAGAATGGCAAGTCCAAGGAGGGAACAGATGATCTCTCCCAGATGATGTCTCGGGCGTCAAATTACATGACTCTTGCCCATATCAAGGTGCATGATGTCGTGCTCTGTTTGAGTTACAAGGGTAAAGGTGACCACAACCTTGAGGACCTGCACGACTTTGTTTTCCGGTTACCGGTGCTCGAGTACCACAACAAGACTTGGTCCAACCTCGACCTTGCCTTACGTCTTAAGAAGGACGTGATCAAGGCTCTGATCTCGCATGCACCTGCCATTCTTGGGAACAAGTTCTCGTACAATCGGCCTTCGAAGCAACAACAGAAGCGACTACGAGAACGCGAGCAGGCGAATAGCAATCAGGTTTTGCAAAACTCTGACAGCGTCGCAAACCCGCCAGCCTCAGACAAGCCTCACAGTCTGGCAAGCTTAGATTCCAATAGCGAATATTCAGACTCGCCGTCTAGGAGGTCGTTCCAGTCTGGTGCTTCACCACTTCAGAGGTCAAATTCAATTGGCTCTAGTATGAAGAGTGGTTACACTCAGGACAGAGCACCGTCGGATTCTCGCTCTATCAATGAAGCGGATGTGGATTCTCGCTGGGAG CAATCTCGACGGTTCATCAACCCTCCCAGCCGACCCATGACTTCGGGTGGCGTCGAAATGACTGTTCGGGCTCGTAACTGGGATGGGCAAGACGAGAG TCACAAGACTACATTCAAGAGTCTAGGTCGGAAGCTGATGCCTTCTCGCAAGTAA